The Parabacteroides timonensis sequence GTACTTGTTCCATCTTTCTTAAAATTTGAAAGTAATACGTGCCATTGCGCTGGTCCCTGCCTGTGTGAAATAACCGTCATCTTTTTTCAGGGTTCCATTTTCTATATAGGAATAAACCCAGGCATTTGTTTCATATTTTTCATTGAAGAGATTGTTGATGGTTACATCTATGCCGATCTCTTTGATGAACTTCGGTTTGAAAACATAACCTACCCGCAGGCTGTTCACGAAACAAGGATCTATCGATCGGTCTTTTGCGGAGGTATTATCGATATATTGACGGCCGACAAACTGCGAGTTGAAGCTGGCAGAAAATCCTTTCAGGTTGAAATCGAACATGCTATTGGCTATGATGCCCGGAGAAAAAGCGATATCGGTTGTTCCCAGGTATTCGCTGTTTTGTCCGCCAGTATCCCAATTATCCACATACAGGGTGAAGTTTTTTATCTTATTGCGACTCAGTGTAACATTTCCGTTCCAGTCGAGCCAGTGCGTGATACTTACACCGCCGGTCAGTTCGATACCCATACGGTAACTGTCTTTGATGTTACTGGTCAATGCTTCGCCGATCTCACTGATCTTACCGGTCAGGATCAGCTGATTATTGTAATCCATATAATACAGGTTGGCTCCAACGCGGAAATGTTCGTTGCCGAAACTATAACCTGCTTCGTAATCATATAAGGTTTCATGAACGGGACGTTCGTTGACGGCTGCTTCCGTGAAATTGTCGCGGTTGGGTTCGCGGTTGGCAACGGAGAAGGAGACAAATGCGTTATGTCCTCCCTGCTGGATGTTGATGCCGGCTTTCGGATTAAAGAAGTTCCAGTGTTTATTCACGTCGACATTGTCGCCTGCTTTATCATCGCTACCTTCAATCGTGTAGTGGATACCGCGGTATTGCAGGTCGAGGTATCCGTTTAACCAAGGGAGTAGCCGGTAGTTTGCTTTTATATAAGCATTATAGTCCAGTTTATTACCTGTATTGCGATAGTATTCGTAATCGGGTACCGGCAGTGTTTCGCTGTTTTTTACCCACATGACACGGCCGAAGTGGTCGCCGGTATATTTATTAACGGCAGAACCGAAACTCATCTGAAGACGTTCGGTACGGTAGTTGGCACTGTAAACCGCTCCGTAGAAGTCGTTGTCCAGCCATTTGCGGCGGACCAGGTCCGAACGTGTTATTGTATCTCCTTTCCCGTTGATGTAGTATGCGGGTAGTTTGTATGACTTGAATTTTGCGTCGGCTTTATAGTCTTCGTAATATCCTTCTCCGTGTGTGTAATGGAGGGTCAGGTTCATATTCCATAGATCACCCAGGCGTTGGCTGGCCATCAGGTGATAATTCTGCTGCCAGTAGTTGTCGGTCTGGTTGTCGTAGAATTTAGTGACCCCGTTTTCTTGGTATTCGCCGCATGGGTTATAGGTGCGGTCGCTGTTTAATAGATAGGAGGGAACACCGGTCCAGGCCTGGTAAGTCTTTTCTACATTCCCGAAAGTCTGGAAGCGAACCAACGTATTATCGCCATAATAGGTGGCGGAACCAAAGTAAGAATGCATATTGGCTGTTGCGCGGTCGATATATCCGTCGCTTTGAATGTTGGAGTAGCGGGCATCGAAGACAAAATGATCGTATAATAATCCGGTACCAGCTTTGACGGAGTTTTTTACAGTTCCGAACGAACCTGCAGAGATGGCATATTCTGCATAAGGCTTCAGGTCGGGCTTTTGTGTTTGCATGGCGACGGTTGCTCCGAAAGAGGCAGCTCCGTTGGTGGAGGTTCCTGCTCCGCGTTGTATCTGTATGTTATCGACGGAAGAGGCGAAATCGGCCATGTTTGCCCAGAAAACGGTATGCGATTCGGAGTCGTTGACCGGGACACCATTGACGGTGATGTTTATACGGTTGGCATCCGTGCCACGGATACGGAAGCCGGAGTAGCCGATACCGGTTCCGGCGTCGGAGGTCATGATCACGGATGGTGACTGGGAAATGAGATAGGGAATACCTTGTCCGTCATTCTTCCGGCTGAGTTCCTTTTTTGATAATTCGCTGTAAGCGACAGGTGTACTTTGAGATACTTTGGTGGCGGTGACCACCACTTCGTTTAGAGATACATCCCGGGAAATTTTGAGAGAATCGACAGGGTCGGACTC is a genomic window containing:
- a CDS encoding TonB-dependent receptor, producing MKSILIIIAGSLASFAVAGNESDPVDSLKISRDVSLNEVVVTATKVSQSTPVAYSELSKKELSRKNDGQGIPYLISQSPSVIMTSDAGTGIGYSGFRIRGTDANRINITVNGVPVNDSESHTVFWANMADFASSVDNIQIQRGAGTSTNGAASFGATVAMQTQKPDLKPYAEYAISAGSFGTVKNSVKAGTGLLYDHFVFDARYSNIQSDGYIDRATANMHSYFGSATYYGDNTLVRFQTFGNVEKTYQAWTGVPSYLLNSDRTYNPCGEYQENGVTKFYDNQTDNYWQQNYHLMASQRLGDLWNMNLTLHYTHGEGYYEDYKADAKFKSYKLPAYYINGKGDTITRSDLVRRKWLDNDFYGAVYSANYRTERLQMSFGSAVNKYTGDHFGRVMWVKNSETLPVPDYEYYRNTGNKLDYNAYIKANYRLLPWLNGYLDLQYRGIHYTIEGSDDKAGDNVDVNKHWNFFNPKAGINIQQGGHNAFVSFSVANREPNRDNFTEAAVNERPVHETLYDYEAGYSFGNEHFRVGANLYYMDYNNQLILTGKISEIGEALTSNIKDSYRMGIELTGGVSITHWLDWNGNVTLSRNKIKNFTLYVDNWDTGGQNSEYLGTTDIAFSPGIIANSMFDFNLKGFSASFNSQFVGRQYIDNTSAKDRSIDPCFVNSLRVGYVFKPKFIKEIGIDVTINNLFNEKYETNAWVYSYIENGTLKKDDGYFTQAGTSAMARITFKF